The sequence AAAAAAACAAGGAGGATGGTATGGGGACCAACAGTAAAATTGAATGGACGCAGGTAACCTGGAATCCTGTCACTGGCTGTAGCAAGGTGAGCCAGGGATGTAAGCACTGCTATGCCGAACGTTTAGCAATGCGACTACAGAAGATGGGTGTTCAGAGATATCAGAATGGCTTTTCTGTTACTCTACATGAAGATGCTGTTGCATTACCAATTAAATGGAAATATCCTAGTATAATTTTTGTTAATTCTATGAGCGACCTGTTTCACGAAAATATACCCTTCGAGTTTATTACGCAAGTATTTGGTACAATGGAACGCTGTCCTCAACATATCTTTCAAATTCTTACTAAGCGGAGCAATAGGCTGAGAGACCTGGCGAGTAAACTACCCTGGCCTACTAACGTTTGGATGGGAGTTAGTGTCGAAGACAAAGAAGTACTCGATAGGATTTATGACTTGCAAAAGGTACGGGCGCACATTCGATTCTTATCTTGTGAGCCGTTGATTGGCGCGCTGGATACAATACCACTTGTGGGTATTAATTGGGTGATCGTCGGTGGGGAATCAGGACCGAAAGCAAGACCAATGAAAAAAGAATGGGTGCTATCAATTCTCCAGCAATGTCGTGAAGCTGATGTACCCTTCTTCTTCAAGCAGTGGGGCGGAGTGCGTAAGGACTTAACTGGACGAAAACTAAACGGTCGAACCTACGATGAAATACCCTTGGATCGATATGACTATAAACCTCAATTGGCCTTATTTTAGAAATAGTAGCCTGTATAAATTCCACAATCTATCGCTCGGCCAGCCACATAACGCACCAGCAAGCGTGTCCTGAGCTAGACCGAAGGAACTCGTGTGCCACCCTTGCCAAAGAACAAAGAGGTAGGAGCGGCTTCCAGCCGCGATTTATCTTGCCATAAGCCTGTCCGGAATGAAAATGATGCCTCCCCTTGAGCTTTCTTCAAACTATTGTTATTTTATTTTGTCCAAACATTTAGAATAAGATCGGAATGAATCCTCAAATCATTATTAACGCCATGCTGTAAATGCTCTAAATAAACTCGAATCCGCCATCTAAAAAAATACAATATCTAGGAGACAAATTCATAATAAAAAAGCCGCTCTCCGTTCGTGGTGCGTTAAGCACTCTTTAATATTAACGAACCAAAGCGGCCATCTTTTATGTACATATATCATAATAATTATGCGTTCATTAGTCGATTTTGTGTTTTTATTAGGAGAAAAGAAGCCGGAAACCTTTATTTAGAATTTAATTGTCCAGTTGGACCTCCTTGCGGCCTGTGGTCTAATATGCGCCCCACAATCTCTTCAAAAGTCATAATGAGTTCATCGGAACGGCAGGGCGATTTCGCTTCTCGTTAATGACTGGACTCTCTGAAGTGGGTTATTATCCGTCGGGCATATATATATAGTTTAGATCTCACCCTAAAATATTTTAAACAAATAGTCAAATGTTTTGATAAATTGACAGTCAATAACATGTGTGTTAGAAATATGTATATTTAATACATAATATGAGGTGTATAAGTAATGGTAAGGATGAACATAACTATAGATAAAGAATTATATGAAGAGCTTTCTCAAATAAAGAATAAAAGTGGGTTTATAAGAGATGCAGTTAGAGATAAGCTCAGAGTTCTGAGGGAAAAGCAACTTCGAAAATCACTTAAAGAAGGCTATAAAAAAGAAGGTAAGAATTTGAAGGAGTGGGAGACAACTATTACTGATGGATGGGATTAGCAGAGGAAATGTATGGTTGGTTTCTCTCGAACCTATTATAGGAAGAGAAATCGGCAAAACAAGACCTGCGTTAGTAATTTCAAACGACATAAACAATGAGTATGCGGAAACAGTT is a genomic window of Thermodesulfobacteriota bacterium containing:
- a CDS encoding ribbon-helix-helix domain-containing protein, translated to MVRMNITIDKELYEELSQIKNKSGFIRDAVRDKLRVLREKQLRKSLKEGYKKEGKNLKEWETTITDGWD
- a CDS encoding phage Gp37/Gp68 family protein gives rise to the protein MGTNSKIEWTQVTWNPVTGCSKVSQGCKHCYAERLAMRLQKMGVQRYQNGFSVTLHEDAVALPIKWKYPSIIFVNSMSDLFHENIPFEFITQVFGTMERCPQHIFQILTKRSNRLRDLASKLPWPTNVWMGVSVEDKEVLDRIYDLQKVRAHIRFLSCEPLIGALDTIPLVGINWVIVGGESGPKARPMKKEWVLSILQQCREADVPFFFKQWGGVRKDLTGRKLNGRTYDEIPLDRYDYKPQLALF